In Opisthocomus hoazin isolate bOpiHoa1 chromosome 12, bOpiHoa1.hap1, whole genome shotgun sequence, the sequence GGAGGGGACGCTCACACCTTCCCGCTCTCCTGCCAGGTCTCGCCGCTGCGGACCCATCGCCCTGCCGGAGGGCAGGGCCTGCTGCCCCCAGAATGGCTCGATGGCTGCCTCGCTCCGCCGACCTGACCCGCTTCTGCCAGAAACTCAACCGGGTGAAGACCTTGGAGGACGACATGATGGAGACGTCCTTCAACAGATGCCTTTCCACCATCGACTTGACGCTGCTGGGCATCGGGGGCATGGTGGGCTCCGGGCTGTACGTCCTCACAGGCACCGTGGCCAAGGAGATCGCCGGCCCCGCCGTCATCGTCTCCTTCATCATTGCTGGCTTCGCCTCGCTCCTGGCTGCTCTCTGCTATGCTGAGTTTGGAGCCCGGGTACCCAAGACGGGCTCTGCCTACATGTTCACCTACGTGTCTGTGGGGGAGATCTGGGCCTTCCTCATCGGCTGGAACGTGCTGCTGGAGTACATGATCGGGGGAGCCGCGGTGGCCAGGGCCTGGAGCGGCTACCTGGACTCCATCTTCAACCACAAGATAAAGAACTTCACCGAGACCCACGTGGGCACCTGGCAGGTGCCGTTCCTGGCCCACTACCCTGACTTTCTGGCAGCCGCCATCCTGCTGGTAGCCACCGCCTTCATCTCCTTTGGGGCCAAAGTGTCCTCCTGGCTCAACCACGTCTTCTCGGCCATCAGCATGGGCGTCATCCTCTTCATTCTCATCATGGGCTTCATCCTCGCACAGCCCAAGAACTGGAGTGCCCAGGAGGGCGGCTTCACCCCGTACGGGTTGTCGGGCATCATGGCCGGCACAGCCACCTGCTTCTACGCCTTCGTGGGCTTTGACGTCATCGCGGCCTCCAGCGAAGAGGCCAGGAACCCCCAGCGGGCTGTCCCCAGGGCCATAGCTTTCTCCCTGGGGCTGGCCACTGGGGCCTACATCCTGGTGTCAGTGGTGCTCACGCTGATGGTGCCCTGGCACACGCTGGACCCTGACTCTGCCCTGGCAGATGCGTTCTACAGGAGGGGCTATGCCTGGGCAGGGTTCCTGGTGGCCGCTGGCTCCATTTGCGGTGAGTACAGACAGCGGCGGCGGGAGCGATGCGGGTTGGAACCGGGGCGGTATGGGTCTGACGTGGTCTTTCTTCTTCTGCCTATCCCTCAGCGATGAACACGGTCCTTTTGAGCAACCTCTTCTCCCTGCCACGCATCGTCTACGCCATGGCCGAGGACGGGCTCTTCTTTCAGGTCTTCTCGCGAGTGCACCCCCGCACGCAGGTGCCCGTCATTGGCATCGTGGTCTTCGGGCTGCTGATGGCCCTGCTGGCCCTCGTCTTCGACCTGGAGGCCCTGGTGCAGTTTCTGTCCATCGGCACGCTGTTGGCCTACACCTTCGTGGCTGCTAGCATCATCGTCCTGCGCTTCCAGCAGCAGAAGGTGGATGTTCCCGCACTGGCCGCCGGTGCCCGGCCCAGCCCCGAGCCCCACGAGGGTCCATCTGCCAGCGAGCTGAAGGAGTACGAGTCCTTCTCCGACAAGCTCCAGCTGGTAGACAGGGACAAGAGCAAAGAGCAGCGGGAGCCAGGGCAGCTGAAGGCAGCTTTTGAGCCCTATCTGGAGTTTCTCAGCGACTTCTACCCAGGTGAGGTGGTCACGGTGGCTGTGGTGACCCTGATGGTGTCCGCCATCTGCCTCTGCTCCGTCCTGGTGTTTGGCAGCACTCACCTTCACCTGCCCACCTGGAGCTACTCCCTGCTGCTGGTCCTCTTCAGCCTGGGCTTCCTGCTCAGCCTCCTGCTCATCTGGGCGCACGAGCAGCAGCGCGGCACGCAGACCTTCCAGGTACGCCCCGGGGGCCGGCTGGGACTAGTCCTTCTGCTGGGGTCGGTGGGGTGGGAGCAGCTCGGATGGACCCACGGGACGCCCCGGTCACAGCAGTCTGGTGAAAGCACCGCAGCTgctgagagaggaggaggaagaggaggaggagggtgtcaGCGAGCACTGTGTGTTGGTGCCTGCGGTGTCTGTCTGCATGGTCACCGGTCCCCAGGAGGGGACAtccccagcagctctgtgtcCATCCCACCAGATTTCTCCTGCCCGCCCTGGGCTCCCTCTTCTGCGTCCCCAcgaccccccgctcccctcctgcccaTCCCAACTCCTTCTGCTTTTGGCCTGCCCTCGAGCTACGCGGTGGAGGTCTTTTCTTCAGCCTCCAAACCACTTTTGTGCTTTCTGTGCCCCGCTCCCCTCCAGTTTCCAGCCTGTCTGGGCCCCGGTGCTGTGCAGCCGTGTGGACAGTGACACTGGTGGTAACACCACCTCCGTGCCGTGCCCTTGCCCCGGCTTCTCCAGGGAGGACCACGTTGGCTCTGGATTGCTCTGGGAGCTTGTCTGGTGCCTCTGGGCTGTTCGCAGAGCCCATGCCCACCCCGCCAGCCCGGATCCCAGCTCCTGGCTCCCTAACTGTCTGTTGTTCCTTTTGGCTGACTTTTTCCcagtaaaaatgtcattttcaggAAGCCCTTTGTCCACCCCATTTACCAGTGCTGGCTTTTGTCTTTATGGCTTTAAGGATGGGGAACGTGGTCCTGCAGGTCTCgctcccccccccggctcctttTCTCCCGCAGATCCCCCTGGTACCCCTCTCCCCGGCGCTGAGCATCGTCCTCAATATCTATCTGATGATGAAGCTCAGCTACATGACGTGGCTCCGCTTCGCCGTCTGGCTGCTCTTAGGTGAGTGCTCCCGCGGCGGCGTGAGCCCCGGGGCGATGGCAGCTGCTTCGGGGGAGAGGGGCACCAGGCTCCTGCCGGCACTGGCCGGCATCTCTGGCAGCTCTTCTCGCCCAGTGACGGGTTGACACAGCACATGGTGCCCCTTTCTGCCTCCGGTTCCCCTGTGGAGATGCAAGCCAGGGCTCCCAGCATCCCCCTGACCCTCTCTGGTTCCTGGAGCGTTACAGCTTGTTCCTGCTAAGGTTTGGACCCTCCTCCGAGCTCGGCACCAGAaccaccccctgctcccaagGCAGCTCCCTAGGGCTCAGGGCGTCCTTCCCAGCAAGGgccttcccctccccggggctgggggtgcccccctcGCTCTCAACACGATGCAGGATCCTTTCCCCTCCCAGAAGCAGCTCCTtgagctccccccacccccccccggtgccGTGGCTTGTGCTGCTGTGCCGGGATGCTGGGGATGCCGGCCGCCGGCCGGGGCTCAAGCTGGTGCTCTCGCTGTGCCCCGCTGCAGGCCTGCTCGTGTACTTCGGTTACGGCATCCGGCACAGCAAGGAGAGCCTGCGGGAGCGTGGGCCGCAGCGCGCCAGCGCCCGCTACGTCGTGTTCCCCAGCGGCAGCCTGGAGGAGCGGGTGCAGGCcgtccagcccagctcccagcccgccgccgcgctgccggaCACCAACACCGACGACTGCAAGAGATGACCCCCCGGGGGACGGGGCACCTGGCTGTGGGAGCATCTGaccccctccccgcagcgagggcagagacccccccctcctcctggTCGCTCTGACAACGGGGCCACTGGGCGTGTGGCTGCATCCGCAGACGATGAGGATGCTCACCCTTCCCCACCCGCTCCCCACAGAGTTGGGGGGgaggctgcctccctccctccccatccccagcactcAGGAACGGGGTCTCGGCCCCCTCAGCCCTGTGCCCGCCCCGCTCACGAGGGGCCGCGTCCTCCCCACCTGCCCCCAAGCACACCCCGGCACCATGCAGCCGTTCTCCCTTCTGCTGGCCCGCCTGCGCAGCCGGGGACGCAGAGGGTCCccgggggtctgggccagcagcccagggctgcccaTCCCGGGTCTCGTCctggctgcagcgtgggctcttcctgcagccctgcagagccccccgGCCTCCTGCGGAGCCCGCCCGCAGGAGACAGGGGCCAGAGACGCTTCCACGCTGGCATCGCTGCCGTCCCATCCCCAGGGCCGCTCTCCCACGGGGCTGGGGCGGAGGGGGCTGAGGGGCAGCTGGGGACATGAGGTGGAAAAGGGACGTGGTTGGCGCGTGTGGCTGGACCAGAGCCCCGGTAAAGCCGGTGTGGGCTGGCACAGTAGAAGCCCAACTGCACGTTGCCAGCCGCTGGCATCGGCTGTTCCAGGGTGGGCTGGAAGCCTGGCTGTAAGGTGCTGCCGTGGTCCTGCCAGGGCCAGGCTCTTGCCCCAGCCTTGAGCTGGGTCTCGGTGCCCAGGAGCCCAGATTTGTCGCCTTGTCCCTGGAGGTCCCCGGCAGCATCCCTGGGCTgggctccccgctcccctgcaccccagcagcacagcctgcgCTGCCgcctgccctggggtggggggctcagccccctgTGATGCCCCTCGAGGGCTCTCTGTGGCTCAGGATGGGCTCTGTGAGTGCTTTTCGGTATTGCCCGCTCCCCAGCGAGCATCCCTGTGTGCTGGGGCTCACCTGGCTGCCGTGGTGTCAGCGGGggtccccagcagcactgctgcagccaccccggcTGATTTGCCCATGGGCAGCCTAAACTGGAAGGGAAGGGGGTTTTAGCTCATTTTGGAAGAAATATGTGGAGGAAGCAATCAGTCGAGCACGAGGTTGCTGAGCTGCCAGGCCTTGCAGCATGgatgctctgctccctgcagtcGTGCTGGACCTGCAGGGTCATCTGCATCCTGCCAGGAGCCAGGGACTGCGGGTAAGCTGGTCCTATCGCTTCTCGCTGGCCATCcctgggggcctggggggggtctctgtACGATACGCCGGCTCCCTGGTGAACCCCTCCATCTGCCAGCGCTGCTCCGTGTCCCGCCTCGCCCCTTCGCTGCCGCTGCTGCCACCGGAGCAGCGCATCCCCGCCGTGCCGTGCCCTGCTTGGCACCTCTGTGTAGTGGCTTGTGAGCAACGAGCTGACTCGGTCACCCTCATAAATACTGGTTCTGCAGTGGCTGTGGTTGGTTGTGCtgtgtgtcccctccctggaGTCCATGTGGGGAAGCTGCTTCCCCAGCTGACACTCAGGAAAGACCTCGAAAGCTTGGGGA encodes:
- the SLC7A4 gene encoding cationic amino acid transporter 4 isoform X1; amino-acid sequence: MARWLPRSADLTRFCQKLNRVKTLEDDMMETSFNRCLSTIDLTLLGIGGMVGSGLYVLTGTVAKEIAGPAVIVSFIIAGFASLLAALCYAEFGARVPKTGSAYMFTYVSVGEIWAFLIGWNVLLEYMIGGAAVARAWSGYLDSIFNHKIKNFTETHVGTWQVPFLAHYPDFLAAAILLVATAFISFGAKVSSWLNHVFSAISMGVILFILIMGFILAQPKNWSAQEGGFTPYGLSGIMAGTATCFYAFVGFDVIAASSEEARNPQRAVPRAIAFSLGLATGAYILVSVVLTLMVPWHTLDPDSALADAFYRRGYAWAGFLVAAGSICAMNTVLLSNLFSLPRIVYAMAEDGLFFQVFSRVHPRTQVPVIGIVVFGLLMALLALVFDLEALVQFLSIGTLLAYTFVAASIIVLRFQQQKVDVPALAAGARPSPEPHEGPSASELKEYESFSDKLQLVDRDKSKEQREPGQLKAAFEPYLEFLSDFYPGEVVTVAVVTLMVSAICLCSVLVFGSTHLHLPTWSYSLLLVLFSLGFLLSLLLIWAHEQQRGTQTFQDGERGPAGLAPPPGSFSPADPPGTPLPGAEHRPQYLSDDEAQLHDVAPLRRLAALRPARVLRLRHPAQQGEPAGAWAAARQRPLRRVPQRQPGGAGAGRPAQLPARRRAAGHQHRRLQEMTPRGTGHLAVGASDPLPAARAETPPSSWSL
- the SLC7A4 gene encoding cationic amino acid transporter 4 isoform X2, encoding MARWLPRSADLTRFCQKLNRVKTLEDDMMETSFNRCLSTIDLTLLGIGGMVGSGLYVLTGTVAKEIAGPAVIVSFIIAGFASLLAALCYAEFGARVPKTGSAYMFTYVSVGEIWAFLIGWNVLLEYMIGGAAVARAWSGYLDSIFNHKIKNFTETHVGTWQVPFLAHYPDFLAAAILLVATAFISFGAKVSSWLNHVFSAISMGVILFILIMGFILAQPKNWSAQEGGFTPYGLSGIMAGTATCFYAFVGFDVIAASSEEARNPQRAVPRAIAFSLGLATGAYILVSVVLTLMVPWHTLDPDSALADAFYRRGYAWAGFLVAAGSICAMNTVLLSNLFSLPRIVYAMAEDGLFFQVFSRVHPRTQVPVIGIVVFGLLMALLALVFDLEALVQFLSIGTLLAYTFVAASIIVLRFQQQKVDVPALAAGARPSPEPHEGPSASELKEYESFSDKLQLVDRDKSKEQREPGQLKAAFEPYLEFLSDFYPGEVVTVAVVTLMVSAICLCSVLVFGSTHLHLPTWSYSLLLVLFSLGFLLSLLLIWAHEQQRGTQTFQIPLVPLSPALSIVLNIYLMMKLSYMTWLRFAVWLLLGLLVYFGYGIRHSKESLRERGPQRASARYVVFPSGSLEERVQAVQPSSQPAAALPDTNTDDCKR